From Shewanella yunxiaonensis, the proteins below share one genomic window:
- a CDS encoding DUF1302 domain-containing protein: MTIKKTFKMSMVTLGVVSALNVGLISSVKAVSFNWGEIEGSFDSTWTIGASWRVADRDWNGQIGKVNHPQFDWSGYSAFGNTRYTAAEIWAQPGSYSSNNDMSNLLYAQGDTTSEIFKGLHELQLKYRNYGVFVRGMYFYDRKLNNGDFGYTNPLTGKEYDPCADKRASEVQCKDIRLLDAFVYANFDLNQGANPLAIRVGQQVVSWGESTLISHGIAEINPVDLNILYVPGAELKEAFRPQGMIWASLGVTENLSVEAFYQYDWEPIWVPAPGSIFATNDFVGYGGYSQNAQLGFNANPDINLDVLEQEYSDLANLLASGASVPTATLVQMALAYPTKVTLVQDAAKPRDSGQYGLKASYYAPELGETEFGFYFMNYHSRRPLISGTAANFTTSALLSDLTVLAQNAGQINRQLLLSLQSFSKAQVVYPEDIKLYGFSFNTLVGDTSVAGEIALRKDEPLQIDDVELLFAGMPQQLANAGIRPDLDGISQLDTVAPGETVDGYIRRDTTQAQVTLTHLFGPTLGLDNLTMLAEVGGVWISNMPGFDELRLNGPGTSRSGGNPEMTGIIQALQDGPETNPFPTAFAWGYRLVAKADLNNLYGGINISPRIIFSHDVNGITPDPLFLFTEGRKSVALGVSFDYQSRWGAELSYNNFFGGVGTTNAMADRDYISFSIKYSL; this comes from the coding sequence ATGACGATTAAAAAAACGTTCAAAATGTCGATGGTCACTTTGGGGGTGGTATCGGCACTGAATGTGGGGCTGATCTCCTCGGTTAAAGCCGTGTCTTTTAATTGGGGTGAAATTGAAGGTTCATTTGATTCAACTTGGACTATTGGCGCTAGTTGGCGGGTTGCTGATCGTGATTGGAATGGCCAAATCGGTAAGGTCAACCACCCGCAATTTGATTGGAGTGGTTATTCTGCTTTTGGTAATACCCGTTATACCGCCGCTGAGATCTGGGCACAGCCAGGGTCTTATTCCAGCAATAATGACATGAGTAATTTGCTTTACGCTCAGGGTGATACCACATCAGAAATTTTCAAAGGATTGCACGAACTGCAACTTAAGTATCGCAATTATGGGGTATTTGTCCGTGGAATGTATTTTTATGACCGTAAACTTAATAACGGCGATTTTGGCTACACCAATCCATTAACTGGCAAAGAATATGATCCCTGTGCAGATAAGCGCGCAAGTGAAGTGCAGTGTAAGGATATCCGCCTATTAGATGCCTTTGTTTATGCGAATTTTGATCTGAACCAAGGTGCTAATCCACTCGCCATTAGGGTAGGGCAACAGGTGGTTTCTTGGGGCGAAAGTACGCTGATCTCACACGGAATTGCGGAAATTAATCCGGTAGATTTGAACATCCTCTACGTTCCTGGCGCGGAGCTGAAAGAAGCTTTTCGACCACAAGGCATGATATGGGCATCTTTAGGTGTGACCGAAAATTTGTCGGTAGAAGCTTTTTACCAATATGACTGGGAGCCTATCTGGGTGCCTGCGCCAGGGTCAATTTTCGCGACCAACGACTTTGTCGGGTATGGCGGATATTCGCAAAATGCCCAGTTAGGGTTTAATGCAAATCCTGATATCAATCTCGACGTTTTAGAGCAGGAATACAGCGACTTGGCTAATCTGTTAGCCAGTGGCGCATCTGTGCCGACGGCGACATTGGTGCAGATGGCGCTGGCCTATCCAACGAAAGTGACACTCGTGCAGGACGCAGCGAAACCTAGAGATAGCGGCCAATATGGATTGAAGGCCAGTTATTACGCGCCTGAATTGGGTGAAACCGAATTTGGCTTTTACTTTATGAATTACCATAGTCGGCGTCCCCTTATCAGTGGTACGGCGGCTAATTTCACCACATCTGCGTTATTAAGTGATTTAACCGTGCTGGCACAAAACGCTGGGCAAATAAATCGACAACTGTTGTTGAGCTTGCAGAGCTTTTCTAAAGCCCAAGTCGTTTATCCGGAAGATATCAAACTTTACGGCTTTAGTTTTAACACCTTAGTCGGTGACACTTCGGTTGCCGGTGAAATTGCCTTGCGTAAGGATGAGCCGTTGCAGATCGATGATGTGGAACTGCTGTTTGCGGGGATGCCGCAACAGTTAGCTAATGCTGGCATCCGACCGGATCTTGATGGGATTTCGCAGCTGGATACTGTCGCTCCCGGAGAAACGGTGGATGGCTATATCCGCCGTGATACCACTCAAGCACAGGTGACGCTGACTCACCTGTTCGGTCCAACCCTGGGGCTCGATAACCTCACTATGCTCGCTGAGGTAGGCGGCGTTTGGATTAGTAATATGCCCGGCTTTGACGAGCTGCGATTGAATGGACCCGGTACCAGTCGCAGTGGTGGCAATCCCGAGATGACGGGGATTATTCAAGCGTTGCAAGACGGACCTGAGACCAATCCTTTCCCAACGGCATTTGCCTGGGGTTATCGCCTGGTGGCAAAAGCTGATCTGAATAATCTTTACGGTGGCATTAACATTTCTCCACGGATCATTTTTTCTCATGATGTGAATGGGATAACCCCCGATCCGTTATTCCTGTTTACCGAAGGCCGTAAGTCCGTCGCGCTCGGTGTCAGTTTCGATTATCAGAGTCGTTGGGGCGCGGAACTGTCTTATAACAATTTCTTTGGTGGTGTGGGAACTACCAATGCGATGGCTGACCGTGATTACATTTCGTTCAGTATTAAGTACTCATTGTAA
- a CDS encoding DUF2835 domain-containing protein, with translation MDFYFSLNLSFEQFKPYYQGIAEAVQVRDVNGKILQINGRHFRQFLTSEGVHGQFRLTIDSQGHFQSIKRVN, from the coding sequence ATGGACTTTTATTTCAGTCTAAATCTGAGTTTTGAACAGTTTAAGCCGTATTACCAGGGGATTGCAGAAGCCGTACAGGTGCGTGATGTTAATGGTAAGATCCTGCAAATCAATGGCCGGCATTTCAGACAGTTCCTGACTTCAGAGGGAGTGCATGGACAGTTCCGATTGACCATTGATAGTCAGGGTCATTTCCAATCAATTAAGCGCGTCAATTAA
- the pepN gene encoding aminopeptidase N — translation MSQNVNQPASKRLADYRPPAFLIPELSLAFKLQPTATEVTAISHVVRNGDHHEPLVLDGEALELLSAKVNGEAVEVTQLPGKLQVATALDDFELTLVTRINPQDNSTLEGLYMSDGAYCTQCEAEGFRRITYFLDRPDVLAKYSVRIEAPQAFKYLLSNGNNIDSGALENGWHYACWQDPFPKPCYLFALVAGDMDLLEDSFHTCSGRDVKLQVFVDKGNLHKAHHAMASLKKAMAWDESRFDLEYDLDIYMIVAVDFFNMGAMENKGLNIFNTKYVLADVESATDDDFHGIESVIGHEYFHNWTGDRVTCRDWFQLSLKEGLTVFRDQEFSSDVGSRPVNRIHAIKVIKNQQFAEDAGPMSHPIRPEEVIQMNNFYTVTVYNKGAEVIRMMHTLLGESGFQAGMKLYFARHDGQAVTCDDFVQAMQDASGKDLTQFRRWYAQAGTPEVTVHDSFDAETGIYRLQLRQQTAQRLGEQSKLPLHIPFSVELLDPQGQSLVNQVLDFTQAEQTFEFSGLKSKVIPSLLQDFSAPVRLSYDFSIEQLLVLMAHARSEVARWEASVTLFSHAVWRNVERLQQQQSMVLDSRVIDAFRGVILSESLDHALAAEILKMPSASTLIEQASQVDLDKLLCARDYVLEAIATGCEDEALVRYRELHGVDNAGSRAFANALLSLLARGTDGHESLLERQFTLAANMTEALGALSAAVEGNADCRDTLLATFEQRWNQTPLVMDKWFSLQATINEAEVLDRITELQQHPAFSMSNPNRVRSLIGAFAALNIAQFHRADGAGYRFMTDIIKKLNSSNPQIAARIVTPLIQFGKLDPVRQLLIKQCLHELLALPELSKDLFEKVSKALKD, via the coding sequence ATGTCTCAGAATGTCAATCAACCCGCCAGCAAACGCCTGGCCGATTATCGTCCACCCGCATTCCTTATTCCCGAGCTCTCTTTGGCGTTTAAGTTACAGCCTACGGCGACGGAAGTGACGGCAATTAGTCATGTTGTACGTAACGGCGACCACCATGAGCCATTGGTGCTAGATGGTGAAGCATTGGAGTTGCTGAGCGCTAAAGTAAACGGTGAAGCGGTTGAAGTTACCCAATTGCCCGGCAAATTACAGGTGGCAACAGCGCTGGATGATTTTGAACTGACACTGGTTACTCGCATCAATCCTCAAGACAACTCGACGCTTGAAGGATTGTATATGTCAGATGGCGCGTACTGTACTCAGTGTGAAGCGGAAGGTTTCCGCCGTATCACCTATTTTCTTGACCGTCCGGATGTGCTTGCAAAATACAGCGTACGCATCGAAGCACCGCAAGCATTTAAGTATCTGCTGAGTAATGGTAATAACATTGACAGTGGCGCGCTGGAAAATGGTTGGCATTATGCCTGCTGGCAGGATCCGTTTCCAAAGCCTTGCTATCTGTTCGCCTTGGTGGCCGGCGATATGGATCTGCTAGAAGACAGTTTTCATACGTGCAGCGGGCGTGATGTGAAATTGCAGGTATTTGTTGATAAAGGCAATTTGCATAAAGCACATCATGCTATGGCATCATTGAAAAAGGCTATGGCATGGGATGAAAGCCGTTTTGATCTAGAGTATGACCTCGATATTTACATGATTGTCGCCGTAGATTTCTTCAATATGGGGGCGATGGAAAACAAAGGCCTGAATATATTCAATACTAAATACGTGTTGGCTGATGTGGAAAGCGCTACTGATGACGACTTCCATGGGATTGAGTCAGTTATCGGCCATGAATATTTTCATAACTGGACCGGAGACCGGGTGACTTGCCGTGATTGGTTTCAGTTGAGCTTAAAAGAAGGCTTAACCGTTTTTCGCGATCAGGAATTCAGTTCGGATGTCGGTTCGCGGCCGGTAAATCGCATTCATGCGATTAAGGTAATAAAAAATCAGCAGTTTGCTGAGGATGCTGGCCCAATGTCACATCCCATTCGCCCGGAAGAAGTGATTCAAATGAACAACTTCTATACCGTCACCGTGTATAACAAAGGCGCTGAAGTCATTCGCATGATGCATACGCTTTTGGGGGAAAGTGGCTTTCAGGCTGGCATGAAACTGTACTTCGCGCGCCATGATGGTCAGGCGGTGACCTGTGATGACTTTGTGCAAGCAATGCAGGATGCTAGCGGTAAAGATCTGACTCAGTTCCGGCGTTGGTATGCTCAGGCAGGAACTCCGGAAGTCACCGTGCATGACAGTTTTGATGCTGAGACAGGTATTTACCGTTTACAGTTGCGGCAACAAACTGCCCAGCGTCTGGGCGAGCAGTCAAAATTGCCGCTGCATATTCCTTTCAGTGTCGAGCTGTTGGATCCACAAGGACAGTCACTGGTTAATCAGGTCCTCGATTTTACTCAGGCAGAACAAACTTTTGAGTTCAGCGGACTGAAAAGTAAGGTGATTCCATCATTACTACAGGATTTTTCTGCACCAGTCCGGTTGTCTTATGATTTTTCTATTGAGCAATTATTGGTGCTGATGGCTCATGCCCGCAGTGAAGTCGCGCGTTGGGAAGCCTCCGTAACCCTGTTCAGTCACGCTGTGTGGCGCAATGTTGAGCGGTTGCAACAGCAGCAGAGCATGGTGCTGGATAGTCGGGTGATTGATGCGTTTCGTGGTGTGATCTTGAGTGAGTCATTGGATCATGCACTGGCCGCTGAAATTCTGAAAATGCCATCAGCATCGACCTTAATAGAGCAGGCTTCTCAAGTTGATCTGGATAAACTGCTGTGCGCCCGTGACTATGTGCTTGAGGCCATTGCGACAGGCTGTGAAGATGAAGCCTTGGTGCGTTATCGCGAATTGCATGGTGTCGATAACGCCGGTAGCCGGGCATTTGCAAACGCTTTGTTGAGCTTGCTAGCCCGCGGAACCGATGGCCATGAATCGCTACTAGAAAGACAATTTACTCTCGCAGCGAATATGACTGAAGCACTGGGAGCACTGAGTGCGGCAGTTGAAGGTAATGCTGACTGCCGTGATACGCTATTGGCGACATTTGAACAGCGCTGGAATCAGACGCCATTAGTGATGGATAAATGGTTCTCGCTGCAAGCGACCATCAATGAAGCAGAAGTATTAGACCGCATCACCGAACTCCAGCAACATCCGGCGTTTAGTATGAGTAATCCTAACCGCGTACGTTCGTTAATTGGAGCCTTTGCCGCACTAAATATTGCCCAGTTCCATCGCGCAGATGGTGCCGGATACCGTTTTATGACCGACATCATCAAAAAGCTGAACAGTAGTAATCCACAGATTGCGGCGAGAATTGTTACGCCGTTGATCCAGTTCGGCAAACTTGATCCAGTGCGTCAGCTATTGATTAAGCAATGTTTGCATGAACTGTTGGCCTTGCCTGAGTTGTCCAAAGATTTGTTTGAAAAGGTTAGCAAGGCGCTCAAGGACTGA
- the prc gene encoding carboxy terminal-processing peptidase yields the protein MRKIIIAASLVSMLLGTPAFAISPTIPVSELPDLHQEPQHQVTSKRVAGLFTRSHYHRIELDDAFSKKIFNRFLEQLDYRRNILLQSDVDSMQPYATQFDDMIKSGELEPAYKMFHLVQQRSYERFAYALSLLDKDKPMNFDVPGDKYVFDRKDAPWATTESELNELWRERVKYDALSLKLTGKTWPETVDILGKRYNNAIKRMKQTNSEDVFQGVMNAFARSIEPHTSYLSPRNAERFEMEMNLSLEGIGAVLQMEDDYTIIKSLVAGGPAALSGKLAVDDKIVGVGQDNGEIVDVIGWRLDDVVELIKGPKGSKVTLQVLPKKGGSNAKPFLVTVTRDKIRLEDRAAASKVIEPETGPYAHRKIGVITVPGFYMNLSNDVANELQKLKADNVEGIVIDLRGNGGGALTEATLMTGLFIDQGPVVQIRDANGRISENSDNDGKTYYAGPLTLLVDRYSASASEIFAAALQDYGRALIVGESTFGKGTVQQHRGLERIYDMYDKPLGHVQYTIAKFYRINGGSTQRKGVTPDIPFPSALEPGEYGESEEDNALPWDQVPPADYQPLNEVTKPMIASLEQRHEQRVKNSVEFGYILDDIKEFKQHHKEKSVSLVESERLKDRDQEDAKALARLNERRQVHGLKPLKSLEDEDGVSEEEKKIAEPDTFLNEAVDVTLDMVDYEKGATKQLH from the coding sequence ATGCGAAAGATTATTATAGCAGCGTCACTGGTCAGTATGCTGTTGGGAACCCCGGCGTTTGCTATATCACCGACAATTCCTGTCAGCGAGTTGCCCGATTTACATCAGGAACCACAACATCAGGTTACCAGCAAGCGTGTGGCTGGACTGTTTACTCGTTCCCATTACCATCGTATCGAACTTGACGATGCCTTTTCAAAAAAGATCTTTAATCGTTTTTTAGAGCAGCTGGATTATCGTCGCAACATACTGTTGCAGAGTGATGTAGACAGTATGCAGCCATACGCCACCCAATTTGATGACATGATAAAAAGTGGCGAATTAGAACCCGCATACAAGATGTTTCATCTGGTGCAGCAACGTAGTTATGAACGTTTTGCCTACGCGCTGAGTTTACTCGATAAAGATAAACCGATGAATTTTGATGTACCTGGTGACAAATATGTGTTTGATCGCAAAGACGCACCATGGGCGACAACAGAATCTGAACTGAATGAGTTATGGCGTGAACGTGTTAAATATGATGCGTTGAGTCTCAAGTTAACCGGCAAAACCTGGCCTGAGACAGTCGATATTCTTGGCAAACGTTATAACAATGCCATCAAACGGATGAAGCAGACCAACAGCGAAGATGTTTTCCAGGGGGTGATGAACGCTTTTGCCCGTTCTATCGAACCGCATACAAGCTATCTGTCACCACGTAATGCCGAACGCTTTGAGATGGAAATGAATCTCAGCCTTGAAGGTATCGGTGCTGTATTACAGATGGAAGACGATTATACCATTATTAAAAGTCTTGTCGCCGGAGGCCCAGCTGCTCTGAGTGGTAAGTTAGCCGTTGACGATAAGATTGTCGGTGTCGGCCAGGATAATGGCGAAATTGTTGATGTGATTGGTTGGCGTCTTGACGATGTGGTAGAGCTGATTAAAGGGCCTAAAGGCAGCAAAGTCACTTTACAGGTGTTGCCGAAGAAAGGAGGCTCGAATGCCAAGCCATTTTTGGTCACCGTGACACGCGATAAAATCCGTTTGGAAGATCGTGCAGCAGCGTCAAAAGTCATTGAGCCTGAAACCGGTCCTTATGCCCATCGTAAGATAGGTGTCATTACTGTTCCTGGCTTCTACATGAATTTGTCCAACGATGTCGCCAATGAATTGCAAAAATTGAAGGCTGATAATGTAGAAGGCATTGTCATTGACCTGCGCGGCAATGGTGGTGGAGCGCTGACTGAAGCGACCCTGATGACCGGATTATTTATTGATCAAGGTCCAGTGGTGCAGATCCGCGACGCTAACGGTCGGATTAGTGAAAACAGTGACAATGATGGCAAAACCTATTACGCCGGGCCTTTAACGCTCTTAGTTGATCGTTACTCCGCCTCAGCCTCAGAGATTTTTGCAGCAGCATTGCAGGATTATGGTCGTGCGCTGATTGTTGGCGAATCTACCTTTGGTAAAGGTACTGTGCAGCAACACCGTGGTCTTGAACGTATTTACGATATGTATGACAAGCCGCTGGGCCATGTACAGTATACTATAGCGAAGTTCTACCGTATCAATGGGGGCAGCACTCAACGGAAAGGGGTTACGCCAGATATTCCGTTCCCAAGTGCATTAGAACCCGGCGAGTATGGTGAGTCTGAAGAAGATAATGCCTTACCTTGGGATCAGGTACCACCAGCGGACTATCAGCCGTTAAATGAAGTGACTAAACCGATGATCGCCAGTCTTGAACAGCGCCATGAGCAGCGCGTTAAGAATAGTGTTGAATTCGGCTATATCCTGGATGATATCAAGGAATTCAAGCAGCATCATAAAGAGAAAAGTGTGTCTCTGGTTGAGAGCGAACGTTTGAAAGACCGTGACCAAGAAGATGCAAAAGCATTAGCCCGATTGAATGAACGGCGTCAGGTACATGGCCTTAAGCCATTGAAATCGCTAGAAGATGAGGATGGTGTTAGTGAGGAAGAGAAGAAAATCGCTGAACCGGACACCTTCCTCAACGAAGCGGTAGATGTTACGCTCGACATGGTGGACTACGAAAAAGGCGCCACCAAACAGCTTCATTGA
- the proQ gene encoding RNA chaperone ProQ: MESTEKLTDTNAILAYLYETFPLCFIAEGEAKPLKIGLFQDLAERLANDSRVSKTQLRVALRRYTNSWRYLKSLKEGAQRVDLDGNPCGELEAEHVEHARATLKESQEKAKAKRVETAKAEGKVAAEEDKAARPAKAKMRRKPHADSKKVAIPKSAPRPQAAQPAVKLAPATLSKLNPGQRVNVKLGVNPVSGVIQNINKEDVHVQLDSGLTVKVHAEHILL, translated from the coding sequence ATGGAATCAACAGAAAAGTTGACCGACACCAATGCCATTCTGGCGTATTTGTATGAAACCTTTCCTTTATGTTTTATTGCTGAAGGTGAAGCCAAACCACTTAAAATCGGGCTGTTTCAGGATTTGGCAGAAAGGTTGGCCAACGATTCCAGAGTCAGTAAAACCCAACTACGTGTTGCCCTGCGGCGTTATACCAATAGTTGGCGTTATCTGAAGTCTCTCAAGGAAGGTGCGCAGCGGGTAGATCTGGATGGTAATCCCTGCGGAGAATTGGAAGCTGAACATGTTGAGCACGCCCGGGCTACTCTAAAAGAGAGTCAGGAAAAAGCGAAAGCCAAACGTGTTGAAACCGCAAAAGCAGAAGGTAAGGTGGCGGCCGAGGAAGACAAAGCTGCTCGACCAGCGAAAGCTAAGATGCGTCGTAAACCGCATGCGGATAGCAAAAAAGTCGCTATTCCCAAGTCTGCTCCACGCCCCCAGGCTGCCCAGCCTGCGGTTAAACTTGCACCAGCTACACTGTCAAAGTTGAACCCAGGACAGCGAGTGAATGTCAAACTGGGTGTTAACCCGGTGAGTGGCGTCATTCAGAACATTAATAAAGAAGATGTTCATGTTCAGCTGGATTCAGGTTTGACTGTCAAGGTACACGCAGAGCATATACTGCTGTAG
- a CDS encoding GAF domain-containing protein — MKPQFYDTLNRQAAALLEGETDLIAGMANFSALLNEHLNDLNWVGFYLMKGDQLVLGPFQGKVACTRIPLGKGVCGTAAATDITQLVADVHQFAGHIACDSASNSEIVVPVRSDQQVVAVLDIDSPLFARFDKDDQQGLEMLVKTFESCLFA, encoded by the coding sequence ATGAAACCGCAGTTTTACGACACGCTTAACCGACAAGCGGCCGCGCTACTTGAAGGCGAAACCGATTTAATCGCCGGTATGGCCAACTTTTCCGCATTACTCAATGAACACCTGAACGACCTTAACTGGGTCGGTTTTTATCTTATGAAAGGCGACCAATTAGTCCTGGGCCCATTTCAAGGTAAAGTGGCGTGTACTCGGATCCCATTGGGAAAAGGGGTCTGTGGAACTGCGGCGGCAACAGACATTACTCAGTTGGTGGCTGATGTTCATCAATTCGCTGGCCATATCGCATGTGATTCCGCCAGTAATTCTGAAATTGTGGTGCCGGTTAGAAGTGACCAACAGGTTGTGGCGGTACTGGATATTGATAGCCCCTTGTTCGCTCGGTTTGATAAAGACGATCAACAGGGCTTGGAAATGTTGGTAAAGACCTTCGAAAGTTGCTTGTTTGCTTAA
- a CDS encoding YebG family protein has protein sequence MAVITQFVVVREGVEKMTFTSKKEADAYDRMLDIADNLLPFIQASEATIDDTAAEKLAFYMAANKDTLASLLKGAPVKTDPVAKTPKKKVDDV, from the coding sequence ATGGCGGTAATTACCCAGTTTGTTGTGGTCAGAGAAGGGGTGGAAAAGATGACGTTTACTTCCAAGAAGGAAGCTGATGCTTATGACAGGATGCTCGACATTGCAGATAATCTGTTACCCTTTATTCAGGCCAGTGAAGCAACAATTGATGATACAGCGGCAGAAAAACTTGCTTTTTATATGGCAGCCAATAAAGATACGCTGGCTTCGTTACTTAAAGGCGCTCCGGTCAAAACTGACCCTGTGGCCAAAACACCGAAAAAGAAAGTTGATGATGTTTAA
- a CDS encoding paraquat-inducible protein A — protein sequence MLCRACDLAVSRRALPSGVRAICPRCKTPLYDTPYCAIDGVLAMCIAALILYIPAMLLPVLEMHFIGSVRTTTVWQGALAVADQGYWVVGLAVLIGAVVGPGLLITSIFAQMLIIKTHYYRRPSGRRILVVLLRYHKLLSQLSMLEIYVISFLVTSFQLSDFADVYFGMGTFCFTMLFLIVLFMLREYKLEHMWGYLNEFE from the coding sequence GTGCTTTGCCGTGCCTGTGATTTGGCCGTAAGCCGCCGTGCACTACCCTCTGGCGTGCGCGCGATATGCCCGCGTTGTAAGACACCACTTTACGATACGCCTTACTGTGCGATTGATGGGGTGTTGGCAATGTGTATTGCGGCGTTGATTCTCTACATTCCCGCCATGCTATTGCCAGTACTAGAGATGCATTTTATTGGCAGTGTCCGCACCACTACCGTGTGGCAAGGCGCCTTAGCTGTTGCCGATCAAGGCTATTGGGTAGTGGGGCTCGCCGTGTTGATTGGCGCGGTAGTCGGGCCTGGATTATTGATCACCTCAATATTCGCACAAATGCTGATTATCAAAACTCACTATTACCGTCGGCCGAGTGGCCGTCGAATACTGGTAGTGTTATTGCGCTATCACAAGCTGTTATCCCAGCTGTCGATGCTAGAAATCTATGTTATTAGTTTTCTCGTGACTTCATTCCAACTGTCTGATTTTGCAGATGTCTATTTTGGTATGGGCACATTCTGCTTTACTATGTTGTTCTTGATCGTGCTGTTTATGTTAAGGGAATACAAGTTGGAGCACATGTGGGGTTATCTGAATGAATTCGAATAA
- a CDS encoding paraquat-inducible protein A, whose protein sequence is MNSNNNIQGKDIGLCSCHDCGQLNNAAESYCLRCGAKLQLRDFSSLQRSWALLITAAILLIPANVYPITTLTKSGRVTHDTIFSGILRLVHSDMLPIAIIVFTASILVPWLKIIGLGIYLSAISFNLKFSKTKLMVGFHLIEWIGRWSMLDLFVISLTVALVNMGQILDAKPAPAATAFALVILFTQVSAKVLDTRLLWDQLEKQDE, encoded by the coding sequence ATGAATTCGAATAACAACATTCAAGGCAAAGATATTGGCTTATGTAGCTGTCACGATTGTGGGCAACTTAACAATGCTGCTGAAAGTTATTGTTTGCGCTGTGGTGCCAAATTGCAGTTGCGTGACTTCAGTAGTTTGCAACGTAGTTGGGCACTCTTGATCACTGCGGCCATCTTGTTAATTCCGGCTAATGTATATCCCATTACAACACTCACGAAAAGTGGGCGGGTTACTCATGACACCATTTTTTCTGGGATCCTGCGACTGGTCCATTCAGATATGCTGCCGATCGCGATTATCGTGTTCACGGCCAGTATTCTGGTACCTTGGTTGAAAATTATTGGCCTCGGTATCTATTTGTCAGCCATCAGTTTTAATCTCAAATTTTCCAAAACCAAACTGATGGTGGGATTTCACTTAATTGAATGGATTGGCCGTTGGTCAATGCTCGATCTGTTTGTTATTTCGTTAACTGTCGCACTGGTGAATATGGGCCAGATACTCGATGCTAAGCCTGCGCCTGCTGCGACAGCGTTTGCGCTAGTTATTTTGTTTACTCAGGTGTCCGCAAAAGTGCTGGATACTCGTCTGCTATGGGATCAGCTGGAAAAGCAAGATGAATGA